The Centroberyx gerrardi isolate f3 chromosome 12, fCenGer3.hap1.cur.20231027, whole genome shotgun sequence genome has a window encoding:
- the LOC139922054 gene encoding cysteine-rich venom protein has translation MFAFLICILTLHGVYSACNLVSVCTEDPAVQAQIVDQHNAFRRAVEPTASDMLIMNWSDEVAATAQAWVDKCILAHGPTSSRMLEGYALGENLFYASALHSWEAVVNAWHSEVANYQYPNGSANGRAIGHYTQVVWYSSYKVGCGAKLCPNNIYFYGCHYYRAGNFRTVAPYKAGPPCASCPNACENKLCTNPCPYINRFLNCPALKKQAGCSNKLVYAWCPAACKCTDEIIPIG, from the exons ATGTTTGCGTTCCTGATCTGCATCTTGACACTGCACGGAGTGTACTCTGCCTGCAACTTGGTAa gcgTTTGCACAGAAGACCCAGCAGTTCAGGCTCAGATCGTTGACCAGCACAATGCCTTCAGGAGAGCGGTTGAGCCTACTGCTTCTGACATGTTGATCATG AATTGGAGTGACGAGGTAGCAGCCACTGCTCAGGCCTGGGTTGACAAATGCATTTTGGCTCATGGACCAACCAGCTCCCGCATGCTCGAAG GCTATGCGTTAGGAGAGAATCTGTTCTATGCGTCTGCACTTCACTCATGGGAGGCCGTCGTCAACGCCTGGCACAGTGAGGTGGCCAATTACCAGTATCCCAATGGATCCGCCAACGGCCGAGCTATCGGTCACTACACACAG gtGGTGTGGTACAGCTCCTACAAAGTGGGCTGCGGAGCGAAATTGTGCCCCAACAACATCTATTTCTATGGCTGCCATTATTACCGAGC GGGGAACTTCAGGACAGTGGCACCATATAAAGCGGGGCCCCCATGCGCCTCCTGTCCCAATGCCTGCGAAAATAAACTTTGCA CCAATCCCTGTCCTTACATAAACAGGTTCCTCAACTGTCCAGCCTTGAAAAAACAGGCCGGGTGTAGCAATAAACTGGTGTATGCCTGGTGTCCTGCTGCATGCAAATGCACCGATGAAATCATCCCGATTGGCTAA